A stretch of the Nothobranchius furzeri strain GRZ-AD chromosome 5, NfurGRZ-RIMD1, whole genome shotgun sequence genome encodes the following:
- the LOC129161939 gene encoding uncharacterized protein: MPGKESKRKADAAKRSNRPAPPIRIGIPTHNNDDANFSGTGFRHRVRRWPTSVISNKAHKLVLPDEIPDKKFILLVGDSHLRSVADGIVPMPVGGLAFGVMSTPGACADLLRLEVSQAVLPREPDAVCVMAPSNNLTASRTVEEAGDAFERYLLAVLSRWPKVFCTSMIPRLVGSWERQDLFQQEYHRRSAKLGVSYVPIHDHLPRYRLKLWCRDGIHLSDNHGMPILTQLMWNASYQFLETHAPKPLVQHQVSRPQKASIVPCVVVKGVERIPPPRPSEWTFVRPSGKVRDFIKYKYCKMFIILGNWASNASKCVFFYLPLQRNHSGEFEKTSNSPKKRVVVSKVCECF, encoded by the exons ATGCCTGGCAAAGAGTCCAAACGCAAGGCGGATGCTGCTAAGCGCAGCAATCGTCCAGCTCCGCCTATTCGTATCGGGATTCCAACGCACAACAACGATGATGCTAATT TTTCTGGAACTGGCTTTCGTCATCGAGTTCGTCGTTGGCCGACCAGTGTGATTTCTAACAAAGCTCACAAGTTGGTCCTTCCAGATGAGATTCCTGACAAGAAA ttCATCCTACTTGTTGGggactcccacttgaggtccgtgGCAGACGGCATAGTCCCTATGCCGGTTGGCGGCCTCGCTTTTGGTGTGATGTCCACTCCAGGAGCTTGTGCAGATCTTCTGCGCCTTGAGGTTTCACAGGCTGTGTTACCTCGGGAGCCTGATGCTGTTTGCGTCATGGCTCCTTCTAACAACCTTACGGCCAGCAGAACAGTTGAAGAGGCAGGGGATGCATTTGAGCGGTACCTTTTGGCTGTTCTCAGTCGctggcctaag gttttctgtACCTCCATGATTCCCCGTTTAGTTGGTTCCTGGGAGCGTCAAGACCTGTTTCAGCAGGAGTACCACCGCAGATCGGCTAAGCTAG GTGTAAGTTATGTGCCGATCCACGATCACCTACCCAGGTACCGTCTTAAACTGTGGTGCCGTGATGGT ATCCACCTCAGTGATAATCACGGGATGCCTATACTCACGCAACTGATGTGGAATGCCTCCTATCAGTTCTTGGAGACACACGCACCAAAGCCACTGGTGCAGCACCAGGTGTCTCGTCCGCAGAAAGCGAGTATTGTGCCCTGTGTGGTTGTGAAGGGTGTGGAACGCATTCCACCTCCACGCCCTTCCGAATGGACGTTTGTGAGACCTAGCGGGAAGGTGAGAGACTTTATAAAGTATAAATATTGTAAAATGTTTATAATTTTAGGCAACTGGGCCAGTAATGCttctaaatgtgttttcttttatttaccaTTGCAGAGAAATCATTCAGGGGAATTTGAAAAGACTTCTAATTCCCCCAAGAAACGAGTGGTTGTTTCTAAGGTTTGTGAATGTTTTTGA